Proteins from one Oncorhynchus gorbuscha isolate QuinsamMale2020 ecotype Even-year linkage group LG18, OgorEven_v1.0, whole genome shotgun sequence genomic window:
- the LOC124003248 gene encoding uncharacterized protein LOC124003248, translated as MITELPKSYFGSTESLPEMCIRGPNVCSGVPDVSNAVGEVSSDTMTTEAAEDLLDTGNVLRKVVQLSTESHAEVCNGEAEVCSGGPEVCSGGPEMCSGGPEVCSGGPEVCSGGPEVCSGGPEVCSGGPEVCSGGPEVCSGGPEVCSEMPEVYSECPEVSSEVFSEVPEAPNAVEKVSSDTKTEAAEELRDTENVHSKVVKSKGWLKEGWEDQLTKDFNDMIARLPKSYFGSKESLPELCSGVPEVSNAAEVVRSDTKKQKKNCVLRFFRRVWKFFTCTNSLPKEE; from the exons ATGATTACGGAACTACCAAAG TCCTATTTCGGATCCACTGAGAGCCTTCCTGAGATGTGTATCAGAGGTCCAAATGTGTGCAGTGGAGTGCCTGATGTGTCAAATGCAGTGGGAGAGGTGTCCAGTGACACAATGACGACTGAAGCTGCTGAAGACCTTCTGGACACTGGAAATGTCCTGAGAAAGGTGGTGCAGCTATCCACCGAGAGCCATGCTGAGGTGTGCAATGGAGAGGCTGAGGTGTGCAGCGGAGGTCCTGAGGTGTGCAGCGGAGGTCCTGAGATGTGCAGCGGAGGTCCTGAGGTGTGCAGCGGAGGTCCTGAGGTGTGCAGCGGAGGTCCTGAGGTGTGCAGCGGAGGTCCTGAGGTGTGCAGCGGAGGTCCTGAGGTGTGCAGCGGAGGTCCTGAGGTGTGCAGCGGAGGTCCAGAGGTATGCAGTGAAATGCCTGAAGTGTACAGTGAATGTCCTGAGGTGTCCAGTGAGGTGTTCAGTGAGGTGCCTGAGGCACCAAACGCAGTGGAAAAGGTGTCCAGTGATACAAAGACAGAGGCTGCTGAAGAACTTCGGGACACTGAAAATGTCCACAGCAAGGTGGTGAAATCCAAAGGGTGGCTGAAGGAGGGCTGGGAAGATCAGCTGACCAAAGACTTCAATGATATGATTGCAAGACTCCCAAAG TCCTATTTTGGATCCAAAGAGAGCCTTCCTGAGCTGTGCAGCGGAGTGCCCGAGGTGTCGAACGCAGCGGAAGTGGTGCGCAGTGACACAAAGAAGCAGAAGAAAAATTGCGTTCTACGATTCTTCCGACGTGTGTGGAAGTTCTTCACATGTACCAACAGCCTCCCAAAAGAGGAGTGA